DNA sequence from the Drosophila sechellia strain sech25 chromosome 3L, ASM438219v1, whole genome shotgun sequence genome:
GCCGCCACTCCCTGTGCATTGTTGAGGTGAACGTGGTGGGTGCCCTGCACTTCGTGGAGCTCGAAGTGCGGGTTGTTCTCCCTGAGGATGCCAATCACCTCGTCGCTCTGCTCGTCTATGAAGTTCGACTCGGAGCCCTTGATCACGCAGTAGGGCACATTCTTGATGGTCCTGGCCAGCTCAGCCGCGAAGGGAGGACTCGTGTGGAACTCCGTGTAGTACTTGCAGCGGCCGTCGCGCGAGAAGAAGAACTTGGCCGGGAACTTGGTGGAACGGCTGATGTTGCGCTCCAGGATGTGGCGGCAGTTCTCCAGTTCCACCGAGTATTCGGAGCCCTTGTGCAGGACCTGCTCCAGCTCTGTGTAGGTGTAGGCCGGCGGCTCCTGGCGCTTGGCGTTCGCGAATCGCTCGTCCTCCACCATGTAGCCCTCGATGTTGGTGCGCAGGTAGTCGATCTGCGAGGGGGGCTTCCTATAGCGGGTCTTCACTATGTCTATGCTGACCAGCATGTCGGTGCGATGTGGGTACAGCGAGGCGAATACGAAGCACAGCATGGCGCTCATCGAGTGGGCCATCAGGGACACCTTCTGCCAGCCGTACTCCTCCATTACGCGCAGGATCACGCACAGGTAGTCCACGAAGTGGTAGGCAATCCCCTCGGGCAGCTTCGAGGAGTATCCGTGGCCGGGCAGGTCGATGCACAGCACTCCCAGGTGcttcggcagcaggggcagcaatTTGTCCCACGTGCCCAGGTTGTCCAGCCAGCCGTGCAGCGCCAGGATGGGTCGTACCTGCCGATTGCCGTACCACCTGCCCACCACATACCCCCACGGCATGTCGATGCGTACGTCCATGGGCTCCTGAaatgcacagaaagaaattgCTTAGCATAATGTTCACCTTATATCACAAGTATACTGCACAATTATTATATCATTTCTCCTGGTGTAGGATAGTACCGAGAAAGCGTTGCATGAGGGAAAAAGTTGGTTGCAAACGAGGGGTTTTGGGAAAGGGAGCGGGTTGTCCAGCTTGTTAGCTGTTAATTGCCAGTGGGCAACTTGGTAGCTGCTTTCGGTCCGCTGTCAACCAGTTGGCTTAGATGGGTTTTCGGTTTAGCAGAGGATGCGGAACCGACTGGCCTGGCAGGCAAGAAATGCGCCAATGGCGTTTCCCAAAAACTTCATTTTGGGAATGCTTATTTGCAATTTCCTATGTACCGAACATTTTCGAATGTACAGAGGACTCGTTCAATAAAAAGTATTAAAATTAAACCGGCCGGCAGAATACTCTTATTCAGGTTCTTTGAAGACCCATGTCATATGGCCATATCATTTATCTCCGCCGGTGCGAACTGGTGCGGATTTCCCCATCCCCGAGCGATTTGATCAATTGGTTGGCTGGAAAAAGTTGAAGTGGCTGAAAACTGAGCGAGTTTTTCGGACGGGGACCAGGTGTCAACTGATGGACAGGAGGCCCCGCAGTGCCACTAGCTGCCTGGGCCACAATTTATCATCTAGTTCTTACTTAGTTTCGGCTCCAATCGATATGCGATTGTGTATCCACTGCAATTGACTGATGCTGCTGCACATGCAAACCCCGCAAAGTTCGAACAAATGGATTTTCGTAGTTTGCCACCGCAGAGAAACTTTTTCCGAGCTCGGTTTAGCACGGTCGCTCAACTTGAAAATTAGCGCCAAGCACTTTCAACTGTAACGACATTTTCCGAGgggctatatatatatatatatatagcagaAGAAGATGGAACGGAGAACTTTTAGAGCATCCGCCCGACAGTTTGATGAACTCCTAATGAGCTAGATAATCGAAGAATACTAATTTGAACCCATTAGCGTACACAAAGCAAAAAGCTGGTGTCAAACAGTAAAGattttgcaaacaaaaagaacGATTAATTGGACGGCAAAGTTTCTATTGTGTCAGGTGTTTGTACTTTTGCCTTTATATTTACAAGTGCAGATTAATATCTTTATGATATGAAGCCATTATCAGCGCTGTTTTCCAGATCATCAGAAGTGGTTTATGACGAAAGTTTTTGCCAGCATTACACTTAACCAGAACAACATTCCGCCGGTAGCTGATGGCTCCAAGTAGACATTGACTTTGATTCCGCATTAGCGGGAATCTTATCAGCTCGAAGAGTCCAAGGCGATAAGAATGCAATTCCGTTCAAAGGTAAGAAATACGAAAGCAAGGGGCAGCTGAACGTGTCTGATCCGTCGATCTCGATAACAGGTCGACTAACGTCTAGCTAATCTTTATAATAGACGCCCGCCGGGGATCCAATCAACTCCATATAATTACCTGTTCATGTGGCTCGTTGGGGTTGCCTCGACCCTCGACATTCGATGTCATTTTAGTTGGCGATCTGATCTCTCCGCGGTGAATAATACAATATAAATCCCAACTAATTCCGACACACGCCGTGTCGGAAAATATATACGCAATGTGTTTGGGGAAacttttctatttttataCTATACTAACTAAATTAGTTGAACACTAGCGAGATCGAGCCGAAGCGTAGTGCCCGCCAGCGGGgcataaacaaaactaaatcGTAATTCGCCAGAGAAGCCGATTAAATCCCAACTGAGACCGAACTTCAATCAGCGGGGTTTCCTAATCAGAAATCGGGAGAACTGATTTAAGAGAATGGGAACGACGGACCCTATAAACAGACCCTATAAACAGGAGAACTAAAAAGAGCGATCCATCGGAAGCTTTTGGGGGAAGATATATGCTTAGTCAGTTTCGGTTGCGATATGGAATGAGAGAGTCAGTGTCGGTGAGCGGGGAAAAAGCTCTACAAAGCCCCAATGTCATGTATTAACAAAAGAGCGTACtaacaacaaatttattaCGGATCAAAGGttaaaaagttaaacaaaaaaacagaaagCATTGATTGAAATATTGGAATATATCAGCTGAAAAAGTAACAAGTCAACTAAGATATGTTATGTCGCCACTTAACTAATTAAGAATGCATTCTCTAAAggtaaaaaattttttaaactgCATTTTTTTATGTTACAACTGACATTTTTTCAACGCACttgaaaaaaacacaaatttcATATAGCAACAAACTATATATACAACAAACCTAAATGACACGccaattaaatcaaattattgGGTTTCGAATAAACAGAGACCAAGGATAACATTGAAATTACAATGCTCATATCGCAAATAATGTGCTCACCCATACAAAATCGAATATTTACCCagataaacataaatatttatggatTTCATTTTCCAAAAGTGACTATCAAATAATTGATGCAAACATGCCAAACCTCATAATGCCAAAccagaaaataaaacacacTCCAGAATATTGCTTTTTGATCGAACCCCGAAGATAGGTCGAAAAAATGCTCaacttttcatattttattattaatttttatgagATTGGCAGAAAAAGAGCACTCACACATtgcaataaaatgcaaatgaattcGATTTGTGTGTTCTTTACGGCATTTTTTACGCAGCCTGCAATCGgttcaaatattaataaacgagcaaataaataaatatttatttagctcTCGAGGGATGAGATAAAACTTGGCTCTATTTTGTTGGACACAGCGGACAAGTACATATTCAAAAAACCATTGGCCTCTTTCGACAACAGTTTACACAATAAATGTGTTTAGTTTTTGCTAAATGGAAAGCATTTGAAAATCCTATTGCACTCGCTCGGGGCTGTGGCTCAAATCATAAATCTTCATGGACTGCAAATTGAATGTGTTGCCGCGAGTGGCCAACGACGGTTTCGCCCAGTGCCATAAATAACGAATCGAAACCATAAATACGGCGatgaaaagtatgcaaagcctttttaatttccaatgcaattaaaatggcaAAGGCTAGATGCTACTATTCACGATACACGATTCAGGATCAGAGGCCAAGCGAAATGGTTGCTTGGCCAAGAAAGGCAACACCCGTGCGGCGTTTAATCAAATGCATCTGCTGCTGACCAAGTGGCGGAATCCCGAATCCTGTTAGCACCTTGCCGACCCGCTCGGCATTTGGGGGCTCGCAGCGAAATCAAATTACGCTGCATCTGCATGCAGCCCCGGCCACAGGACATAGTTCACCTGCCACACGACGCCCCGTCCGCCCCTCTTGCCACTAATGACATTCGAATGACATTGGTGGATGCAGGCGAACTTGGCTAATGACTCCGTATCCCCTCCGTCGGCATTGCCTTGAATGAGACCAAATTAACATGTGGTTTTGAAACTGGAACTCTTCTTAATGTGTTCGTTACTCTTCAAATTCATTTCGTTCGACTAATTTTCAATGTTAAAGTCGAAATCGGGTCAAAAGTATCTGAGCGGAATGACAGCCTTCATCACGGAATCATTTGCACGTCTCGCTTGGCCAAAGATTTACACTTGGTATTTTCTGGATTTATGCCAAAGTGAAGGCATTGGCGGtgcctgccacgcccattaGTGACGTGTTCCGCCCTAATATTGTTGCTAGGTGCAAAATGCAAAGTAATGGGCTTTGAAAATGCCTGCCAAGCAGGCGAACCAAGCGACTGGTTCTATCGAATATGAAAATACCCTTTAAATGGCTTGGAAGATAATATTGGAAATGGATAAATGCTAGATGATAGTTCCTTCTTTCTAACTAACCTAGTTACCAAAACATAAATAGAGAGCCATGTTATCCAATTGGTTGCAAATAGGGCATATAGTCGTCGTTGTTCGGCAGTTAGCCTGGCTTCCTGCATTCTGAGCTCCTGTTTTCTGGTCTGGCCTTTTGTCTGGCACTCGAGTGAAAAGCTTTTGTCGGCGCATGGAAATTTGACGGAAATTGTTTGGTCTGATGGATGCAGCTGCAGATGCACCTCCTCCTCGGACTCCCGATCCTGTTCCTTCTGCTAGTTTGCCTGCTGTGTACCTTTGGCTAATGGTCTCGTCTGCCCGTTTCTCTCTGTTGGCTGTGTCAATCCTTCAGCTAAGTAAGCAGACAGTTTTTAGCATTATGGTCAGTTGAAAGGCCATAAACTGGCCTGTTCAGCAGAGTGTTGTCTAACCGAATGAAAATGGCAATTTCAATAGAATTTAAGCCTGATTCTTGCTGTCGAGCGGGAAGCGAGGATTACGCCAAGCGAAATAAATGCAAATCGCATTAGAATAAATTTTggctgcaactgcagaataATGTCCTTAGAATGGCCAACCAGACGGGGCATCTTGACGGGGCGAACTTTGGCGTCAGGTAGCCCAGATAGTGAaaggtaaatatatatattcgtacAAGCACTTTGGAAAAAGTTCCTAACCAAACTGCACTCGTGACTATTCAGAATATACAAAACAAGATGTCCTGTGTGTACAGCTAAAATCATTGAAAACAATGAACTATGTAATTAAAGTGGCATATCTGGCTTAATAAATATGTAACTGCGAGTTTTGGCAAGTGTAAAAAAATTCGCGAAGAGCATCATTATGCTGAAGGAGCATGGACCCCGGCACATTAAAAGCCAGTTGAACTTTTTAATGCATAATTTATTGTCGACTGACTTGGCCACGGTTAACTAACTGAGAAACTGCCTGCGTGCCAGCAGGTTAAAGCCAGGCTCACTTTTTGTTGactttattttgtgttttctaTGCGCAGCGCGGAAAATCAGTTAGAACAATGGCTGGGATGCAGATCGGTGGCgcatcataaatatttatgaaaagcTTGGCCGGTCACGTAGCACCGAAAGCACCTCATGTAGAAACACCGGCGAATGGTGGCCCAAATTTATTGTGCGTCCTTGCCAAACTCATCTTTAATGCCGGCACATGCGGCACGTATAAATATTGAGGCGAAATATTTATCTGCAATTgattgttgatttattttcggGGGGagggaaataaaataatatacaaagaGAAATGTGGCTAGAATGAGGTGTTCGTAGATTTATGTCGGGCAATATAAATTCAAGTCAACTTATGATTTGACTTATGAAATTCATCTTCTGAATATCACCATAACTAtgcttaaatatttgcactgtCAAAACTTTAACGATCAAGCAATTGAATCAAGGAGAGAAGAGATATTTGCTTTATCCCAATCATATCGTCATCTGTCTGCAACTGTCCAACCATTttgtgcttccctcgctgaaAAGTTTTCAGATTTGTTTGCGTGTTTCGCTGGGGCAAAGTGAAGTTGCAAAACCAAATCGGGCGATCCGAGTCACAACTATCAATTAAACTAATTAGCTTGATTTCCCAGCAGAGTTGCCCGACCAAGGGACACGCCCAAAACTTTCGCCTTGGCTCTCGACTTCCTTTTGGGCTGCGGTTGCGCTGGAAAATTCAATCAGCGCGTGCAGAAAAACGCAATCAAATGATTAAGTCAACAAATGATGGCAAATTGCTGGGGCCGCAGCTGGTGCCGGACTTTTGGGATGCACTGTGTGCGGAAAATCGAAGCCAGAAAGCAAAAAGTCGCCGCAGCGGCCAATGAGGTTGTTTCAACCGAGGTCTTTCTCAAAACTTTGGTCAGCTTCTCCTCGGGGATTCCCCTTTTTAcaagtttttttttgacaGCAGCAGAGCGCATTTTAAGCAGgtgaaaagcgaaaaaacTTTTAGTTTTCCTAATGAGTGTGGTACTTTGGCTATTGATTAAATGGAGGTTGCTGCCAGCTGTTCTCCCGTCTTCTTTTCCTGCTGGCCAACATATTTTAGCCATTTTTATGGCCCATTTTTTGGTGCACATTCAAATTCAATTGACTGGGCGTGGCACGTGCTACAGGGTACATATCTATCCATCTGTATCTATATGTACAGAGGAGTGTGTGGCCGCCTACTTCGGCATATTTATTCCCTTTTTTGGTTCGATTGCCTGGCaggaaatttatttatattcaatttGTGAATTTATGCCACTTTTTCTGCCAGGGAAGCCGGCGACAATGCCGGGGGAAATTCACTTTGGTGCAGTCGCATCAATGGGGCAGGAAGCTATGTGAGGAGTGCACTAGGCGAAAATGTGTCCGGGATTCGGGGCTCGGGGGCAAACTTGATGGGCTTACTGCGAGCTAAACGAGTGAATATTCTGGTAAGAGGATTTCGAAGAGATCCTAAGGAGCAGattgttgaaaaatatattttaagatGATTTAGATAATATTATGCCAATGAAATATTGGTAGATGGAAGAATAAGAACCCAAGAGACTAACTTCTTGATTATATGCACGAATTTTTATATGAAGATGAAGTGAAACTTATTGACATGCAATAAGAATGAAGATACTTTTACTTGCAATAATAGTTTATGGAATATAAAAGTTACAGTGTAACATTGGATATATAGTCATGCAAATGTGGACTTTATTTTAGCTAAATTTTCTCGCTGTGCCGCACAGGACCTTTGTTATCATCTTGCTCAGACTTGCCGTTCCGTGGAAGGAAAGATAATGCTGTATTTACGGccacagatgcagatactTCTGCTGATGGTCCGTTCGTTGCCTGTCGTTGAGGTCGATACCAAATGGATATATTTTTCGCAAAATCATAAACACATTTGGTCGCTGCCGTTCTGGCTGATTACCTAATCTGAAGGACTAAATACAGTGTACCATTACCTGGTAGTTCCCTAAGGTACAATCCTAACCCATGGAAAACCAGAGGTACCTACTGGTCTACCTAGCCATCTAACAGAAGGTACTTAGGTAGAGGTAGGTTCTCTGGGTATACTATATATGGTGCGATTTGGTTGTGAATCCTTCA
Encoded proteins:
- the LOC6610452 gene encoding probable serine hydrolase isoform X2 — protein: MCSSISQLQWIHNRISIGAETKEPMDVRIDMPWGYVVGRWYGNRQVRPILALHGWLDNLGTWDKLLPLLPKHLGVLCIDLPGHGYSSKLPEGIAYHFVDYLCVILRVMEEYGWQKVSLMAHSMSAMLCFVFASLYPHRTDMLVSIDIVKTRYRKPPSQIDYLRTNIEGYMVEDERFANAKRQEPPAYTYTELEQVLHKGSEYSVELENCRHILERNISRSTKFPAKFFFSRDGRCKYYTEFHTSPPFAAELARTIKNVPYCVIKGSESNFIDEQSDEVIGILRENNPHFELHEVQGTHHVHLNNAQGVAAIINPFILHHRPPHLENWTVDAADEELPEVVKEFKLAVEDSENVKRRKRKSNL
- the LOC6610452 gene encoding probable serine hydrolase isoform X1 → MTSNVEGRGNPNEPHEQEPMDVRIDMPWGYVVGRWYGNRQVRPILALHGWLDNLGTWDKLLPLLPKHLGVLCIDLPGHGYSSKLPEGIAYHFVDYLCVILRVMEEYGWQKVSLMAHSMSAMLCFVFASLYPHRTDMLVSIDIVKTRYRKPPSQIDYLRTNIEGYMVEDERFANAKRQEPPAYTYTELEQVLHKGSEYSVELENCRHILERNISRSTKFPAKFFFSRDGRCKYYTEFHTSPPFAAELARTIKNVPYCVIKGSESNFIDEQSDEVIGILRENNPHFELHEVQGTHHVHLNNAQGVAAIINPFILHHRPPHLENWTVDAADEELPEVVKEFKLAVEDSENVKRRKRKSNL